atatatatatatatatatatatatatatatatatatatcctttggTACATATTACGTACCGTGGTTATGATCTAACAAgttgttccttttatgaaagaTCTATATGTAACATCTGCATGCCGTCCCAACTTTAAGTAGAGTTAGACATATATAGTTATGGACCAGTAATGAATGGATGAGATAGGTTTAGAGCGATGGATTCAAAATGTGTCCTTCACTAATATTTTGgtttttctagtttttttttttttttttttaaatgaaggaGGATAGCCATTTTattcaataagaaaaagaaatattacATAGTTACCCACTCCTATAGAGCCTTCAAAAAGAGAAACCTCTAAACGCAATATCACTCCATTTATTGACTGAAGCACATAGGTGAATAAACTAATAAGAGATtgacaataaattttttttgctGAATCCATCAGTAGACTCGTTGACAACCTCACCGATAATCCTTGTAGTTCCTCACGAGTATTGATTCCAATAAGAATAAAAGATTAGGTACCAAAATTAATAGCGTCCtagatcccaaatttttatagAAATTTCACTTGCAACCTAAATCCGAAACCAAGAGTTGGCGAGCAAAATTACCATACTCTAACCCACCCAAAAAGGCTCAAGCTCAAATCTGATAAATAAATCAGAGCCCAAGCCCAAAGGGAAGTTGCCCTAGTATCCCTTCAACATCTCTTCTTACTTTATCACCACTAGCGCACCAAAGCACCATCGTGCCGCCAACCTGCTGATGGCGAGGAACCGAAAGTctcaatgaagaaaccctaaagACCACAACACCAGTCGATCTAGCCAGACCAATGTCATCTCCTTGGAAAGTGGGCCAACAAGCCGAAAACTTAGCAACTACCCTAATGTATCTCACCGCCGCCAATTGGCTTTGCCACCAGACCATCAATTAATGTCGATTAGCCATAAAATAATCACGCCGAGAGAGCTGACATCGGTGGAGAGAAACCTCGAAAAGAATCTGACCCAACCCGCGCCTCTATGGAGAGTACTGCCAACCAGACAACCAGAAAAACTCCAAGCGCAACCCCCATGATCTAATTAGATCTACCAGCATCTCCGATAACCCACCACTATCTTTGAGCGGCGCTCACCTTAGCCGGGACAAACCATCACAAAACAAGACCCCCAAAGGGGCTGCACAAGCCTGCACATCAATAGTCAAATGATTCGACATAGCCCAAGTCCCTACACCTACCAACCACGATGGCGCAGAAGAAATTTGCGACATAGAAGACACAACGACAGCTGGACTTGGTCTGTGGGACCCCAAAAAAAACGTCTTAGTTGTGCTCCATTCGGCGTGGAAAAAAGTATAGAAAGGCCAAGCCTGAGAGCGGGGCTCTCCCAACCCTAGTAGAGCTTTTAGGTTTAATACCAATGTTGTGTACCATGTATTCATGGCGGGGCAGAAAAACAGTGATGAATAATACCACGGGGACCCTCTCGAAATGAAATGAGAGGTATTGAGGTGTGTAGAGGCCACAAAATTTCTGATATAACATTGAGAGACATCATCGTGCAATTTGATGACTAGTGAGTGATGATTAATATTGTCTCACTTGGCTACTACTGTGCATTCCAAGACATAAAAATGTACTTGCAAAATCATAAAAAATAGatgagaaaaccctaaaaatgTTACCACCTACAGCAAAATTTTGTTGAGGACCGTTAGTtgcattattctttcattttgtatcttatatttaattgagttttttatttattttttattttttatttttattttttaaattggtTGAAGTCCTGTTGAGTTGAGAGGACTACGGTTTCTTACTTGCGTCGACAGTTGTTTTGAGTGGGCTTGTAGTTTGCTAGAGTCTATAATCGTTTCAGGCTTTGAGTACAGAGATGGTAATGTTTCAGCAGTGTAGTTGACGATGTTTCTACTTTCTATGACAATCTAGCGTGTGACAATGTAGCGTGTATGATGTTGGATTCATCAATAATTCGATATTCTCTTTTTGTGGCTTTTGATTTCTACGGGTCCTCTCGACTGCCCTAATATGCTCTGCTTCCTCCTCCTAGTTTCAAAGCACGATCATATACGGGTGATATACGGTAATGATGGGAATTGCCCACGGTATAGTTTTAACCCAGATGTTGGCCGATCCTAATCTCATTGAGAGCCCCCCATGGAGACCCTCTGAAGCAAGGACAAGTAGTCCAAGAATgtcaagaaaaatgaaagcgTCGCAATAAAATGGACCAcataaaatttcagagttttttcttttagtaaaaCGTCAACAGTTAGATCCGGACCGTGAGTTTTGTTCTTTGAATTTTTCCCTATGATCCTGTATCTTATATTAAATGAATCATAACTTACATGAAATGTGAAATAACTTAGGTTTGCcactccttttgttttttttgcgtATTAGTGGTATTTAGATGTTACCCCACATAGGGGATGTGCTGTATATATGGGCCTACAGCCACTGAGCCCATCGCTTTCCTTTCACGTGCTAGTGGTGCCCAATAGTGACTCCGCCTATTAGCCTACTAATAACccctcattttctttctttctacccTAAATCCCATTCAATTTCACCACCAAACTTTAACCCCACAAATCCAAACCTCCCATGCATAATCCTCCTTTCTTTAGCAAAAATCCAACTCCCCCACACCTTCTGTTCCAGAATCCCGAGTATATATATTCAGTGGTTTTTGTCCATAAATCATATACTCTCGCTcgctcactctctctctctctctcacttctgAATCAAACTTTATTCCATGGATGATCTAATCATCTccccttcttcgtcttcttccttgGTTTCTCTCCCACAAGAACCAACTCTCCAACAGAGGCTGCAGTTCATACTCCAAAGCCAGCCGGAGTTGTGGTCTTACGCCATTTTCTGGCAGGCCTCAAACGACGTCGAAAATGGCCGTCTCCTTCTCGGTTGGGGAGACGGCCATTTTCAGTGCCCCAAGAACCCGTCACCcaaccacaacaacaacaacagcaacagCCTCTCGTCCTCGGGAGGAGCGCTGCACTCCGACAGAAGAAAAATCCTTAAGGGCATACAGTCCATCCTCAACGACAACAACCCGGAGCTCGACATGGACAACTTCAtggccctaaacggcgatgtcTCGGACGCCGAGTGGTTCTATGTCTTGTCGTTGACTCGATCTTTCGCCGTCGGGGACGGCTCTGTTCCCGGCAAGGCCTTCGGCTCCGGGACCTCAATCTGGCTGAGCGGGGCCCACGAGCTTCAGTTCAACAACAACTGCGAGAGGGCCAAAGAGGCCCAAATCCACGGGATCGAGACCTTGATCTGCATCCCAACTTCCGACGGTGTTCTTGAAATGGGTTCCTCCGGTTTGATCAGAGAGAACTGGGGGTTGATCCAGCAAGCCAAGTCGATGTTCGGGTCGGATCAGCCCGACCCGGAAACAAGACCGCTCGAGTTCATCAACCGGAACTTCTCCTTCGCCGACATCGGCATCATTGCCGGCGTGCAGGAAGAGGATCACAGCTCGTACAATGACGACAAGAAACATGTTTTTGGTTctagcaagaagaagaacggaGCTCCGAACCCAAACCCGGACTTCGCAGATTCCGACTGCCAGATGAAAAGAGCGCCGAAGAAACGGGGCCGAAAACCCGGGCTGGGCCGAGACACGCCGCTGAACCACGTGGAGGCCGAGCGGCAGCGGCGGGAGAAGCTCAACCACCGGTTCTACGCGCTACGCGCGGTGGTGCCCAACGTGTCGAGAATGGACAAGGCGTCGCTGCTGTCCGACGCCGTGTCGTACATCAACGACCTGAAGGCCAAGGTGGACGAGCTGGAGTCGAAGCTGCAGAGGGAGTCAAAGAAAGTCAAAGTGGAAATGGCGGACAACCAGGACAACCAgagcaccaccaccaccgcctccGTGGAGCAAACACAAACAGTAAGGCCTGATATCAACAACACCAACAACGGGTCGGCTCTCGAGATTGAGGTGAAGATAGTGGGCACGGACGCCATGATTAGGGTGCAGTCGGAGAATGTGAACTACCCGTCTGCGAGGTTAATGACGGCGATGCGTGACTTAGAGTTCCGCATCCACCATGCGAGCTTGTCAAGCATCAATGATCTTATGCTCCAAGATATTGTGGTGAAGGTTCCTGATAATATGAGAAGCGAAGAAGGTCTCAAAGCTGCTCTACTCGGAATATTAGATCAGAACCAAGCTTAATTCCTTGTTGGGTACGTGTGGATGACAAAGTTCAATTCTCTCGTGTTGTattgtaaaatatatatatatatatatatatatatattaactatGGACAGCCCGATCCTAATATATATCTTGGGTCGGAAATTGTTAGGCTTTGGTTACAATATATAATGTCTTCATatctctagggtttcgactAGATCCATTGTTGTGTTCTTCCAATTCCTTCGATCTTCTATGAACGATGATGTATATTTTTTCGAGCTGGTTAATTAATTTTTGATCCGATTTATATGAAAGAAGGTTAGATCCAGCTTCTACGTGATCATATTACCAATTCGAAAATATTAAACCTTGAATCACCGAGGTTTCATTCATGGATGTGTTCTGTGTTGTTCATCGATAACAGTGGCGTATTCTCTCAGCTGGTTAATATGGAAATGTGATAAAATGCCATTAAATGATTTGTGTTCCCCATGTTAAAGGCACAGTAGGACGGGAGGAAAAGACAGACGAACCAAAATGggtgaagcaaatgatttcagCTTGGGCAGATATTTATGCACGTTTCTAATGGGAGTGGCATGTCTGTAGAATAAAGATCGATGTGTGGAACTTGAAAAAGGCTGATCAGTTTTCtgtgatattttttttcctgGCCTAAAGGCTAAAGCATCCCCAACGTGCTTCTTCTTCTGTGGACTAAAATGAAATGGAATATGGATTGTTTTTGGAAACATGTGAGGGAATCTGGGGACCCATCGCACCAGTGGGGAGATGATAAAGATTAAAGATGAACAATAATAAGCACACTTTAAAAATGTGCTTAATAATCCTGAGAGGTTTTACTACAGTGGGTTTGTTTTTAGTGACGAGTTAACCTACCACGGTACCATATAGGTTGACATTGGGGTTTGATTATTACTTATTGGAAAGAAGAAGGGGGCTGGGTATGATACTGTAGGGTGATTCCTTGCGTAGAAAAAAGAGGACGACATCAATTTATAAAAAACCGGAAAGAAACGTGCAAGAACCACCACACGTTCTATTACTGTTTTTGTTGGTATGtgaatttctttttaattttcttggcAGTATATTAGGTTTAGCTACTGGTCCTGTGGAGAGAGATTTGTGTGGAGCATCCGTACCACGTGGATATATGGCTGACCAATTAACCCTCATTTGTGGGTCTTTTGGGTATTGCATTTTTAAAAAGTAGGGGTAATTTTGAAACAAGGAAAAAAATTCTGATGTCTGATTGACTTGCTCTATCCACGTGATGGGAAAACccctacctaagaatttctcgGTCCCATGTGTCTTCTTGTGAGTTTAATAATGAAGTTTTATAGTGCAGTAATGTTCGGTGGCCCCAAGTCTGTCCGGCTCTACAAGTCGAAGTCCGACTTGACTCTTTCTCAAGTAGGGTAGGATATGGGCCAAGTAAATGAAGCCCGACCCGGCTCTTCGGCCCAGCTCTTTAAGCCCGCTCAATTAagctttaataatttttttattttttaaatatgatTCTCTTTTCTCTACaacatacaacttatctttttatttgtaattgatttccaaACCTTTATTTTCTTCAGTTTTTGTTTCATTAACCACGTGGTgtagtgtgtatatatatgtgtgtgtgttaaatATGATTAATAAAAAAACAATAAGTTTTGTATTACCTATTTAATCACTGAGTCACATtatgagaaaaaataaaataaaaataatgtatttctttttgttaaacaaaataagccCATTTTCGGCctatttcggccctatttggctTAATTCGgaaggccggcccgacccggccttAGCGGCTTGGGCCTTTcaggcgggtaagggttagcatttTTATGCCCTGACTCTAAATTTTATTGACTTTGAATAAGTCcgacccggcccgaccctaagccctaaaatttagggtagggccgggctagGATGACCCCTATGTTCAGCTACTCAGCGTGAGAAAGTTGTGATGAAAAGCAAGTTTAAGGTCAATGTTTGTAATTTCTATTTCGGTAGAAATTTTAGTATGTTAGACACTTAAACATACGGAAATGTTGATAGAAAATTTGAATATCTATTGAATTTAGTGACTAATATTGACAACTGTGGGCATgcaaaaattaattttgaaaattttttcaATGTCACTCAAACATCTGTAAGATTAAATTACAAAATTTTTGATAGTTTCGAATAAATTTAAACCCTTGATTAAGATTTTGATAGGTTAAAATGTTTAATCCCTAGTCTGTACAATAATAAGGTTGATATATGGATGATttcatttgaaattgaaaactgaCATACTAAACTGAATCGAATCACCAACAATCTAACAATAATTAGACGAAACTGAACTAAACCGGTTGGTTATTCAAACCAACCAAAGACTAACTATGAGGATGAAAGATGAAAGATGAAAGATGAAACTGATGAAAGCATGAAAGATGAAACTGATGAAAGCATTAAACTATCAAACACTCAAAACTTTCAAACTGTCAAACACTCAACACTCAAGCAATTTCCAGCAATACAACTATAAACTCAAAGTCTGAAAACTGCAAAACTGCAAAATAGCAGAATTACAGAACAATGCAAAGCTGCAAGTCTGCAATAATACACATTTCCAGCAAACTGtagcaaataaaataaacaatagaCTGTCCAA
This portion of the Rosa chinensis cultivar Old Blush chromosome 1, RchiOBHm-V2, whole genome shotgun sequence genome encodes:
- the LOC112182139 gene encoding transcription factor MYC3 — its product is MDDLIISPSSSSSLVSLPQEPTLQQRLQFILQSQPELWSYAIFWQASNDVENGRLLLGWGDGHFQCPKNPSPNHNNNNSNSLSSSGGALHSDRRKILKGIQSILNDNNPELDMDNFMALNGDVSDAEWFYVLSLTRSFAVGDGSVPGKAFGSGTSIWLSGAHELQFNNNCERAKEAQIHGIETLICIPTSDGVLEMGSSGLIRENWGLIQQAKSMFGSDQPDPETRPLEFINRNFSFADIGIIAGVQEEDHSSYNDDKKHVFGSSKKKNGAPNPNPDFADSDCQMKRAPKKRGRKPGLGRDTPLNHVEAERQRREKLNHRFYALRAVVPNVSRMDKASLLSDAVSYINDLKAKVDELESKLQRESKKVKVEMADNQDNQSTTTTASVEQTQTVRPDINNTNNGSALEIEVKIVGTDAMIRVQSENVNYPSARLMTAMRDLEFRIHHASLSSINDLMLQDIVVKVPDNMRSEEGLKAALLGILDQNQA